The following coding sequences lie in one Spinacia oleracea cultivar Varoflay chromosome 1, BTI_SOV_V1, whole genome shotgun sequence genomic window:
- the LOC130466292 gene encoding uncharacterized protein isoform X2 codes for MQSNPTGRGGRTRKRSSLTSGRSDPTKKSKAAGGDDVSAAVDQYEIHADDAFKKTADSAVAVHPSPQPSIEILDEEDRGGENEAPFQHCAMSAAVTGGNSSMPPVSRSENRSGDSRLNYHLPLRTGSWIEDTPFKIPEAMKSWFGSFGGEPTDQFYPNIDLLCGESVATDSTKDGGDLGYRAFRDLITPADRPQGQIDAPAAQHFNDLYKAVQSSMDLYYVYRWNQMQLTQNSIDIAELKKRAEAAESALKINEKKLESASSNLEAANRRLEEVEPKLKAETERADGLTEELTGLIQSLPVVKKTAAKRAVDKLLQSDWFNDILTLRHNGGWCAAHRVVCHVKKLDEDGWQEFEAGYEEKELYKVATGFEPQELPEAVICNANQRILPPLQVPEDAYWSGDERAV; via the exons ATGCAATCTAATCCAACCGGCCGTGGTGGGAGGACTCGAAAGAGGTCGTCACTTACTAGTGGGCGTTCTGACCCCACTAAGAAGTCTAAGGCCGCTGGCGGCGATGATGTTTCGGCTGCTGTTGATCAGTACGAAATCCATGCTGACGATGCTTTCAAAAAGACGGCTGATTCTGCTGTTGCGGTTCACCCGTCTCCGCAGCCGTCCATTGAGATTTTGGACGAGGAAGATCGTGGCGGCGAGAATGAGGCTCCGTTTCAGCACTGTGCCATGTCGGCCGCAGTGACAGGGGGTAATTCTAGTATGCCTCCTGTTAGTCGTAGCGAGAATCGATCTGGTGATTCTCGACTAAATTATCATCTGCCGCTTCGTACCGGCAGTTGGATTGAGGATACCCCCTTTAAGATCCCGGAAGCAATGAAATCATGGTTCGGGTCTTTTGGCGGCGAACCCACCGATCAGTTCTACCCAAACATTGATCTGCTGTGTGGGGAGTCGGTGGCGACGGATTCTACTAAGGACGGTGGGGATTTGGGCTACCGTGCTTTTCGGGATCTGATTACTCCTGCTGACAGGCCACAGGGTCAGATTGACGCCCCTGCTGCTCagcatttcaacgatttatACAAG gCTGTTCAATCCAGCATGGATTTGTACTATGTCTATCGTTGGAACCAGATGCAGCTGACGCAGAATAGCATTGATATTGCCGAGCTGAAGAAGCGGGCTGAGGCGGCTGAATCTGCTTTGAAGATTAATGAGAAGAAGTTGGAGAGTGCTTCTTCGAATTTGGAGGCGGCGAACCGACGGCTGGAAGAGGTTGAGCCGAAGCTTAAGGCTGAAACTGAGAGGGCAGACGGTCTGACTGAGGAGCTGACTGGTCTTATCCAGAGTTTGCCTGTGGTGAAGAAGACTGCCGCCAAGAGAGCTGTTGATAAGCTTCTCCAGTCTGACTGGTTTAATGATATTCTTACTCTGCGCCATAACGGTGGTTGGTGCGCTGCTCATCGGGTCGTTTGCCATGTGAAGAAGCTGGATGAGGATGGGTGGCAAGAATTTGAGGCTGGGTATGAGGAGAAGGAGCTGTACAAGGTTGCTACCGGCTTTGAGCCTCAGGAGCTACCCGAGGCTGTGATTTGCAATGCCAATCAAAGAATCTTGCCCCCCTTGCAAGTTCCAGAAGATGCCTACTGGTCTGGTGATGAGCGTGCCGTTTGA